The sequence GAGTAGCGCTTGTCGTCCTGTTCAGCGAAAGTTTGGTCGGCCTTGTCGGCCTCGACCGTCGCCTTGGCCGAATCGATCGCGGATTGCTGCGCGACGAGCGCCGACTGCTTGTTTGCGATGTTGGCCTCCGCGGCTTCGACCCCGGCCTTGGCCTGTTCGAGGCTGACCCTGAAGTCGCGGTCGTCGATGCGGGCGAGAACCTGTCCGGCCTTGACCTGCTGGTTGTCGGTGACCAGGACCTCAGCGACATGGCCCGAGACCTTCGGGGCAATCGTCGTGCTGTCGGCCTTCACATAGGCGTCGTCTGTCGCCACTTCGAAGCGACCCGTCGTCCAGTAGGCCCAACCGAAATCGACCCCGCCGGCAACTGCGGCGATGGCGACGGAGGCGAAAAGCAGGTTGCGAAGCCAGCGCTTACGGGTACGCGCGGCGTTTGTGGCTGCCGCGGTCGGGATGGCTGTGAGCGTCCGCTGTGCCTCCCTGCGGGGCACGGCCTCCAGCGTTTCCACGGGCTGGGCATTTTCGATGCTGAAAGACTGCTGGCTCATTTTCCGGTTCCTTTCACCGGTGTGGCGCGTCGAATTGAACGGCTGGCCAAATAAAGAAACTTTATGCTTTCCAAAATATTCGCGCCGCCGATTGCTGTCAAACGAATTTGGAAAGTTTGGATGTTCCATAAGCTGGGCTGTCACCCAGGTAACATGATTATGAGGCGTTCGGGATCGAAGGTGCCCGCCCGTTTTTCAATTGGCCGAACATGAACGCTTCTCTCTCGATGCTGCTATCGGGCGCACATTCCGCGTGAACCACCGAGGTTGCTAGGCAACGACAGGCTGGGCCCCTAAAGCCCGGCCTGTCGCATCTCGCTCGCCAGAAACTCGGTGAAGACCTTCACCTTGGGCAGCAACAGCCGATTGGTGGGATAGACCACGTAGATGCCGCGCTCGGCGAGCCTATGGCCCGGCAGGAGCTGGCAGAGCTTGCCCTCAGCGAGCAAGGGCTTGGCGATGAAGGAGGGCAACACGCCAATGCCGATGCCGGCCTGGATCATTTCGCTGAGCATCAGGCTGTTGTCGGCGACGAAACGCGCGGGCAGGTCGATCATGACCGCGCCGTCGGGCCCTTCCAGCCGCCAGCTGCCGGGTTGGTCGGCCAGGCGATAGGTCAGGCAATGGTGGCTCTTGAGGTCGCCAACGGTTGCAGGCGTGCCGTTGTCCGCGAGATACGACGGGGCGGCACAGATAACTTGGCCGATGTCGCCGAGCCGCCGGGCGATCAGCGACGAATCCGTCAGCGTCGCGCGCACCCGGATGGAAACGTCAAAGCCTTCCGAAACGACGTCGAGCACGTGGTCGTCGAGCGTCATATCCACCTTCAGCTGCGGATGCAGCGCCATGAAGCGCGCAAGCATGGGCGCAAGCACCGTCAGGCCGAAGGACAGCGGCGCATTGAGCCGGAGCCGGCCGTTGATTTCGCCGGCTTCGCCGGACGTGGTGCGCTCCAGATGGTCGAGCTCGTCCAGGAGCCGGCAGCATTCGGAAAAGTAGGCGCGTCCGTTTTCCGAGAGGCTCATCCGCCGGGTCGTGCGCACGATGAGCACAGCCCCCAGGCGCTCTTCCAGTTGCCGGACCTGCTTGCTGATCGAGGCGTTCGACTGTCCGAGTTCTTCGGCCGCCTTGTTGAAGCTCTGAAGCTCTATGACGCGTCGGAACGAACGCATGGCAGCCAACAGGTCCATTTTTTCTCCAGAGTGAAATATGTTTTCCATCCATCGCTGATTATTCGCTCCAGCGCCAGCAATAAGGTGAACCCAGCTTCCTGATGTCGCGGGAAGACCAGAAGAAGGAGTTCATCATGTTCAACACCACAGCCCTGGAGCGTGTATTGGTCGCGTCTCTCGTCGCCGGCCTCTTTGGCGGCACGGCCTTCGCGCAGGAGGTCGGCAAGAGCCCGTGGGGGCCGAAGGACGAGATCGGTCGGCTCAACCTGATTACCCCGGAATCCCGCGCTGCCATTCTGTCGCGGATCGAAGGGAGCAAGTCCTACGACCTCGCGGTCGAGTATTTCATCGGCATGCCCAGCTGGGAGGCAGCTGGCGACCCGCCCTATCAGATGTGGATGACGCACACGCCGAATGGCACCCTGGTCTCCGATCCGATGAAGGTCGGCAAGGAGATGAACACGCATGTCAGCTACAGCGGCTCGGCGGTTTCGATGTATGCGCATATGGGCACGCACATCGACGCGCTCAATCACTTCGGCCTGAACGGCAAGATCTGGAATGGCTATGCCGCCGCCGACCACCTCGGGGACCAGGGCTGGACCGTCACCGGCGCCGAAAAACTGCCGCCGATCGTCGCGCGCGGCGTGATGATCGACGTTGCGGCCGCCAAGGGCATGCAGATGCTGCCCGACAACTAC comes from Ensifer sp. PDNC004 and encodes:
- a CDS encoding LysR family transcriptional regulator; protein product: MDLLAAMRSFRRVIELQSFNKAAEELGQSNASISKQVRQLEERLGAVLIVRTTRRMSLSENGRAYFSECCRLLDELDHLERTTSGEAGEINGRLRLNAPLSFGLTVLAPMLARFMALHPQLKVDMTLDDHVLDVVSEGFDVSIRVRATLTDSSLIARRLGDIGQVICAAPSYLADNGTPATVGDLKSHHCLTYRLADQPGSWRLEGPDGAVMIDLPARFVADNSLMLSEMIQAGIGIGVLPSFIAKPLLAEGKLCQLLPGHRLAERGIYVVYPTNRLLLPKVKVFTEFLASEMRQAGL
- a CDS encoding cyclase family protein; translation: MFNTTALERVLVASLVAGLFGGTAFAQEVGKSPWGPKDEIGRLNLITPESRAAILSRIEGSKSYDLAVEYFIGMPSWEAAGDPPYQMWMTHTPNGTLVSDPMKVGKEMNTHVSYSGSAVSMYAHMGTHIDALNHFGLNGKIWNGYAAADHLGDQGWTVTGAEKLPPIVARGVMIDVAAAKGMQMLPDNYRITRKDLEEALKSQGVTLAEGDVALIRTGRMQNYENKSAYMSNPPGLGIDAAKFLVEEGGAMVVGADNLSFESFPAETENNYIPVHTYLLAQQGAPIIELINLEQLSKDRVYEFAFVGASLKFRGADAAPIRPVAFPLR